The DNA window ATGCCGACCGGCAGCAGCCCGGCCAGAATCAGGAGAAGACGCGAATACTTGCTCATTTGCCGGCTTCCTCCAGAATCTGCGCGGTCAGCTGGTCGTAGGTATTGTTGGCGCGACGCACGTAAATGGCGGTGATGACGATGGTGAACACCATTACCCCGATGGCGATCGGGATACCGATCGATGTCACCCCATCGCCGATTGGTGTGGCAAGAAACGCCTTGTCGAAGGCGATCAGGCCGATGTAGCCGAAATAGGCCAGCAACATCAGCACGGTGAGTGTCCAGCCCAGCGCATTACGCTGGCGCTTGAGCGCGTGGTACTTCGGATTGGCATCGATCTTGGCGATCAATGCGTCATTCGAGACGGTCATGGTCTATCTCCTGATAGAGCGCTGATAAAACGACGGTGGCGATGCCTGCCCAACCGGAATGGAACGCGACGCCAGTGGCAGAAAACTAGAAGCTGTACTTGGTAGTGAATTGCAGGCGCGAGATATCGCCGCTGCCGCCATTTTCGGCTTCGCGACGCCCATACATCAGCTCTGCACCCACATCCACCTTGGGCAGCGGCGAATAGAAGATGTTGGTGCACAGGCTCTGTTGAGACGCGCTCGCCAACGCGCCGGTGTTGGACAACGCGTGGTCGTAATTCAGCCGCGAATACATGATCGTGCTGCGCAGCCTGGCGTTGTAATCGTGGCGCCAGGCCACCCAGCCGGCCACGGTGGTGATGGTGGTGATGGTGGTGATGTTGCCGTCCACATCGAGTTCCACATCCGATGCTGCTGCGCAGACACCAGCAAGTGGACCTGACGCTCAAGCTCGGCAATGCGTGCTCCCAGCGCCTTTTCCCTGGGCGTTTGCGCCAACCCCACGCCCGGCAGGATGGTGGCCGCACATAAGGCAGCCGCCGACCAATGGCGCACCATCGGTGCAGTACGGTGTTTCATGAAACCCTCTCCCCAATGAAGGCCTCGCGCTCGATGGCGATGCAGTACCGAGCGTGAGGCAGTCCGCGCTTCGGCGCCTATTCGCCTTTGGTCGTATGTGCGCAACCCCGCTGCATTGGTTACGACCATGGTCTAAGAGGCCGTTGACTGCCGGGACAGAATGGATGCGGCACACTGATCGTCTAACGAGGACAGCAACAACGCCCTCTCCCGACAAGTTCATCGCAAGTGAGGGTGCCATGGCTGATGTTTATCCCGTCGATCCCGCGTTCGCCGCCGATGCGCGCGTCACGCGCGAGCAGTACGCAACGCTGTACCGCGAGTCGATCCAACACCCCGAGCAGTTCTGGGGCAAGGCCGCGCAGCGGCTGGAATGGTTCAAGCAGCCCACCCACGTGAAGGATGTCAGCTTCGCGCTGGACGACTTCCATATCCGCTGGTTCGACGATGGCGAACTCAATGCCAGTGTCAATTGCCTGGATCGCCAGCTGGCCACCCGCGGCGACAAGACCGCGTTGTTGTTCGAACCCGACAGCCCGGATGCCGCGTCGTACCCGGTCACCTATCGCCAGTTGTACGAGCGCGTCTGCAAGCTCGGCAATGCGCTGCGCAACCTTGGCGTCAAGAAAGGCGACCGGGTCACTATCTATCTGCCGATGATCGTCGATGCGGCCGTGGCCATGCTCGCCTGCGCACGCATCGGTGCAGTGCACTCGGTGGTATTCGGTGGCTTTGCCGCCAATTCGATTGCCGATCGCGTGATCGATTGCCAGAGCAAGCTGATCATCACCGCCGACGAAGGTCTGCGTGGAGGCAAGAAGATTCCGCTCAAGGCCAACGTCGATGCGGCACTGAAAAATCCCGCCACCAACACGGTGGAAACAGTGCTGGTGGTGCGTCACACCGGTGGTGCGGTGGACATGCAGGCGCCGCGCGATCGCTGGTTCCATAATGTGGTCGACGGCCAGCCGGCCGAGTGCGAACCCGAGCGCATGAACGCGGAAGACCCGTTGTTCATCCTCTACACCTCCGGTTCCACCGGCAAGCCCAAGGGCGTGCTGCACACCACTGCCGGCTATCTGTTGTTTGCTAGCTACACGCATGAAGTGGTGTTCGACCTGCGCGAGGACGACATCTATTGGTGCACCGCCGATGTGGGCTGGGTCACCGGCCACAGCTACATCGTCTACGGCCCGCTCGCCAACGGCGCCACCGCGGTGATGTTCGAAGGCGTGCCGAACTACCCGAATGTGTCGCGCTTCTGGGAGGTGATCGACAAGCACCAGGTCAGCTTGTTCTACACCGCGCCCACTGCGATCCGTGCGCTGATGCGCGATGGCCAAGCGCCGGTCAAGAAAACCTCGCGCAAGAGTCTGCGCCTGCTCGGCAGCGTCGGCGAGCCGATCAATCCGGAAGCCTGGCGCTGGTATTACGAAGTGGTCGGCGACAGCCGTTGCCCGATCGTGGACACCTGGTGGCAGACCGAAACCGGCGGCATCCTGATCTCGCCGCTGGCTGGCGCAGTCGATCTCAAACCCGGCTCGGCAACGCTACCGTTCTTCGGCGTGCAACCGGCCCTGGTCGATGCCGAGGGCAAGATTCTGGAAGGCGCCACCGAAGGCAATCTGGTGCTGCTGGATTCGTGGCCGGGCCAGATGCGTAGCGTCTACGGCGACCATCAGCGTTTCATCGACACCTACTTTCGCACCTATCCGGGCAGCTACTTCACCGGCGACGGCTGCCGCCGCGATGCCGATGGCTATTACTGGATCACCGGCCGCGTGGACGATGTGATCAACGTGTCCGGCCACCGCATCGGTACCGCCGAAGTGGAAAGCGCACTGGTCTCCCACCCGAAGGTCGCCGAAGCGGCAGTGGTCGGCTTCCCGCATGACGTCAAGGGCCAGGGTATCTACGCCTACGTAACCCTGATCGCTGGCCAGACCCCAAGCGAGGAACTGCACAAGGAATTGGTGAGCTGGGTGCGCAAGGAGATCGGCCCGATCGCCTCGCCCGATCGCCTGCAGTGGGCTCCGGGCCTACCCAAGACCCGCTCGGGCAAGATCATGCGCCGCATTCTGCGCAAGATCGCCGAGAACGCCCCGGATCAACTGGGCGACACCTCGACCCTGGCCGATCCTTCGGTGGTGGACTCGCTGGTGAGAGAACGACTGACGCGCTGAAGAGCCGGGTTTGGGGAGTTGGCATTGGCAAAAGCAGGTTTCCAATCGTTTGATCATGCCGCTCTTTCATCTGCATTGTCGGCTGGCAACTTTGAGGCCGATGACATTTTTGTCCCTGCTTTGGCGAACCTCAACGCGCGAATCTCCAAGTCCCGTGCCTTTGCAAATGCCGGCTCCCAAATCCCATGTTCGTGCAAATTCTCAATCCCAAATCCCGGCCCCCCAAATGCCCACCCTGCTGATCGCCGACGACCATCCCTTGTTCCGTGAAGCTTTGCGTGGGGCGGTGCAGCGCGTGATGCCGGGGGTGCAGCTGTTCGAGGCCGACACGGTGGATGCGTTGTACACCTTGGCCGATGCGCAACCGGATGCCGATCTATTATTGATGGATCTCAATATGCCGGGCGCGCAGGGATTCAGCGCGTTGGTGCACATGCGTTCGTTGCATCCGCAGTTGCCGGTGGTGGTGGTGTCGGCGCGCGAAGAGCCTACGGTGATGCGGCGTGCGATCGACCATGGCGCATTCGGGTTCATTCCCAAATCCGCCGATTCGGACACTATTGGCCGCGCCTTGGCCACGGTGCTCGATGGCGAGCGCTGGATCCCGGCCGAGGCGCAGAACCTGCCGCCCACCGACAGCGAAGAACGCGAAGTGGGCCAGCGCCTGCGCGATCTCACACCGCAACAATTCCGCGTGTTGCAGATGCTCGGCGCCGGGCGTCTCAACAAGCAGATCGCCTACGATCTGGGTGTGTCCGAAGCCACCATCAAGGCGCATGTCACTGCGATCCTGCGCAAGCTCGGCGTCACCAACCGCACCCAGGCGGTGCTGATGGCCGGCAAGCTCGCCATCGATGCCGACGGCATCGTACTGCCGCCGCCCGAAGAAGACTGAAAGCGACAAACGCACGACTGCGCTCACCACCAGGCGGGGTGCGGCCCATACTCGGATCGGCCCAGATCATCAGGATCGACCAGCTGCGGTCATCCGGATTGGCCGGGATACAGATGCAGTAGCGATCGCCTTGCTTGCACAGATCCAGCGCACAGATCGTGCTCAACTGCTTGCGCAACGCAGGGCCGATCGGCGTCCGGTCGAGCAGGTCGGGGGAAGGCCGCAGCACGACGTCCGGGTATCTCAAACGCTGCTGGCGAACCATGTAGCCAGTAGCGATCGGCCGCTCATGTCGCCGCCCAGGTACCCGCCCATGCTGCACTGCAGCGTGATATGTTCACTTATGATTGCCATATTCATATGCGAACAGCCGGGCACCTGCCGGCTGGTGGACGTCGCGATGCCCTGCTCCTGCTTTCCCAATTCCGCACACGTAAGCCACACGACCGTAACCCCGGCGGAGCGCTGTGCGTGAACATTGCGCGGCAGCGTCTGGGCACCACCAACGTGCAACTCCCGGCCTTGGGCTTTGGCGCAGCGCCGATCGGCAATCTGTATACGGAAGTCGACGAGGGCCAGGCGCTGGACGCCGTAGCTGGCGCGTTCGAGGCCGGCATCGGCCATTTCGATACCGCGCCTTACTACGGCTATGGGCTCAGCGAGACGCGCCTGGGCCGTGGTCTGGCCGGTGTGCCGCGCGAGTCCTACACGTTGTCGACCAAGGTCGGCCGCTGCCTCTACGACGATGTGCAGGCAGCCCCGGGGCACGACGGCTTTGCGGTGGCGGGCCGCCGCGCCGCGTTCGACTACAGCGCCGACGGCGTGCGGCGCGCGTTCGCCGCCAGCCTGAAGCGTCTGGGTACCGACTATATCGATGTGCTGCTGTTGCACGACATCGGTGCGCTCACCCACGGCGACAACCACGCCCAAGTGCTGCGCCAGGCCTTGGAGGAGGCTTTGCCGGCAATGGCGGAGCTGAAGGCGGCCGGTGCCTGCGGGGCGATCGGGCTGGGCATCAACGAGCAGGACGTGGCGCTGGAGGTGCTGCCGCGGTTTCCGCTCGACTGCGTGATGCTGGCCGGCCGCTACACGCTGCTGGAACAGCACGGTGCGGGCGCGCTGCTCGACCAGGCCCAGCAACGTAACGTGGCGATCCTGTCGGCAGGCCCTTACAGTTCGGGCCTGCTCAGCGATGCACGCGGCCCTGGCGCGACCTACAACTACGCGCCGGTCGACGGGGCCACCTTGCAGTACGCGCAGCGTCTGTACGCAGCCTGCGCGGCGTTCGATGTGGATATCGGTGCGGCGGCGTTGCAGTTCCCGCTCGCGCATCCGGCAGTGACCACGGTGGTGGCCGGCATGCGTACCGTGGCCGAGGTGCAATCGGCCGCCACGCGCCTGCACGCACCGATTCCACCCGAACTGTGGCAGCGCCTGCGCGATGACGGCCTGCTCGGTGCGGACCTGCCCACGCCATGAGCCGCGTCGACGCGCACCTGCATTTCTGGCAGCTGGCCCGGGGCGATTACGGCTGGCTGACGCCCGAGCTGGCGCCGCTGTATCGCGACTTCGGGCCCGATGACATCGGCGATGCATTGGACGCGGCCGATGTCGATAGCGTCGTAGTGGTGCAAGCCGCCGCGACCGAGGCCGAGACCTGTTACCTGTTCGAGCTGGCACGCGCCGATGCGCGCATTGCCGGGGTGGTTGGTTGGGTGGATTTCGCCGCGCCCGATGCCCCCGCGCGCATCGGTGCGCTGGTGCAGGCCGGCGGTGGTTCGCTCAAAGGTCTGCGCCCGATGGTGCAGGATATCGCCGATGTGCAATGGCTGGCCCAGCCCGAATTGGACCCCGCATTCGACGCACTGCTCGCGCACGATCTGGCCTTCGACGCCTTGATCCGCAGCGTGCATGTGCCTGCATTGCAAATGCGTTTGAAGCGTCATCCGGGCTTGCGGGTGGTTGTCGATCACTGCGGCAAACCGCAGATCGCCGCGGGCGAATTCGTCGCCTGGGCGGCCGGTATGGCGGCGCTGGCGCAGCATCCCAACGTCCATTGCAAGCTGTCGGGCCTGCTCACCGAAGCAGCGCGCGGCGCCGGCGTGGAGGCGCTGGAGCCGTATGTCGCGCATCTGTTTGCGCGCTTGGGCCCGCAGCGTGTGCTGTGGGGCAGCGACTGGCCGGTGCTGACCCAACGCGCCGATTACGCGCAGTGGCTCGACATCGCACAGCACCTGGTCGCCAAACACGCCGACGGCCATGCCAAAGCGGTGTTCGGCGACAACGCACGTACGTTCTATCGTCTGCCACGACCGGCGGCCCCTACCCACGGAACCTCTTCGGTATGACTGTCTCGATCTCTACCACTCCCAACGACCGCTTGCGCGGCAAGCGCTGCCTGATCACCGCCGCCGGCGCCGGCATCGGCCGCGAAAGCGCGCTGGCCTGCGCACGCGCCGGTGCGCAGGTGATCGCCACTGATATCGACGCCGCTGCATTGCAGGCGCTGGCCGCCGAATCGGATGCGATCGCCACGCAGCTGCTCGACGTTACCGACGCCTCCGCGATTGCCACGCTCATCGCTGCGCACGACCCGTTCGATGTGTTGTTCAACTGCGCCGGCTTCGTGCACCAAGGCAGCATTCTCGACTGCGACGAACCGGCGTGGCGCCGCTCGTTCTCGATCAACGTCGATGCGATGTACTACACCTGCAAGGCGGTGCTGCCGGGCATGCTCGAACGCGGACACGGCAGCATCATCAACATGTCCTCGGTCGCCTCCAGCATCAAGGGCGTGCCGAACCGCTTCGTCTATGGCGTCACCAAGGCCGCAGTGATCGGCTTGAGCAAGGCCATCGCCGCCGATTACGTGGCCCAGGGCGTGCGCTGCAACGCGATCTGTCCGGGCACCATCAAGACACCGTCGCTGGGTCAGCGGGTCCAGGCGCTGGGTGGCGACGAACAAGCGGTGTGGAAGAACTTCACCGACCGCCAGCCGATGGGCCGCCTGGGCGAGGCGCGCGAAATCGCGCAGCTGGTGGTGTACCTGGCTTCGGACGAGTCATCGTTCACCACTGGTCAGACCCACATCATCGATGGCGGCTGGTCCAACTGAGAGCGACAGAAAAACGATGACGCTCACCGCAAGATGGGCGTGGCCGGTGCGGTGCGGCATGGACCGCTCTTACGCTTCGATTCTGCGTGCGCCGTCCACACCCACCTGATGCACGCGCGCTACGTTTGCCAGCCGCTCCAATTCCTCACCTGCAAAGGAAAACCCCATGAAACTCGTACGCGTTGGCGCCCACGGCCAGGAACGTCCCGGCGTGATCGATAGCGAAGGCCGCATCCGCGATTTGAGCGGCGTGATCGACGATGTGGCCGGCCAGCACATCACCAACACCGGCCTGGACAAACTGCGCGCACTGGATGTCTACACGCTGCCGCTGATCGAAGGCGATGTGCGTTATGGCGCTGCGATCGGGCAGATCGGCAAGTTCATTTGCGTCGGTTTGAATTACGCCG is part of the Xanthomonas fragariae genome and encodes:
- a CDS encoding DUF485 domain-containing protein, with the protein product MTVSNDALIAKIDANPKYHALKRQRNALGWTLTVLMLLAYFGYIGLIAFDKAFLATPIGDGVTSIGIPIAIGVMVFTIVITAIYVRRANNTYDQLTAQILEEAGK
- the acs gene encoding acetate--CoA ligase, yielding MADVYPVDPAFAADARVTREQYATLYRESIQHPEQFWGKAAQRLEWFKQPTHVKDVSFALDDFHIRWFDDGELNASVNCLDRQLATRGDKTALLFEPDSPDAASYPVTYRQLYERVCKLGNALRNLGVKKGDRVTIYLPMIVDAAVAMLACARIGAVHSVVFGGFAANSIADRVIDCQSKLIITADEGLRGGKKIPLKANVDAALKNPATNTVETVLVVRHTGGAVDMQAPRDRWFHNVVDGQPAECEPERMNAEDPLFILYTSGSTGKPKGVLHTTAGYLLFASYTHEVVFDLREDDIYWCTADVGWVTGHSYIVYGPLANGATAVMFEGVPNYPNVSRFWEVIDKHQVSLFYTAPTAIRALMRDGQAPVKKTSRKSLRLLGSVGEPINPEAWRWYYEVVGDSRCPIVDTWWQTETGGILISPLAGAVDLKPGSATLPFFGVQPALVDAEGKILEGATEGNLVLLDSWPGQMRSVYGDHQRFIDTYFRTYPGSYFTGDGCRRDADGYYWITGRVDDVINVSGHRIGTAEVESALVSHPKVAEAAVVGFPHDVKGQGIYAYVTLIAGQTPSEELHKELVSWVRKEIGPIASPDRLQWAPGLPKTRSGKIMRRILRKIAENAPDQLGDTSTLADPSVVDSLVRERLTR
- a CDS encoding response regulator transcription factor → MPTLLIADDHPLFREALRGAVQRVMPGVQLFEADTVDALYTLADAQPDADLLLMDLNMPGAQGFSALVHMRSLHPQLPVVVVSAREEPTVMRRAIDHGAFGFIPKSADSDTIGRALATVLDGERWIPAEAQNLPPTDSEEREVGQRLRDLTPQQFRVLQMLGAGRLNKQIAYDLGVSEATIKAHVTAILRKLGVTNRTQAVLMAGKLAIDADGIVLPPPEED
- a CDS encoding aldo/keto reductase → MNIARQRLGTTNVQLPALGFGAAPIGNLYTEVDEGQALDAVAGAFEAGIGHFDTAPYYGYGLSETRLGRGLAGVPRESYTLSTKVGRCLYDDVQAAPGHDGFAVAGRRAAFDYSADGVRRAFAASLKRLGTDYIDVLLLHDIGALTHGDNHAQVLRQALEEALPAMAELKAAGACGAIGLGINEQDVALEVLPRFPLDCVMLAGRYTLLEQHGAGALLDQAQQRNVAILSAGPYSSGLLSDARGPGATYNYAPVDGATLQYAQRLYAACAAFDVDIGAAALQFPLAHPAVTTVVAGMRTVAEVQSAATRLHAPIPPELWQRLRDDGLLGADLPTP
- a CDS encoding amidohydrolase family protein, which gives rise to MSRVDAHLHFWQLARGDYGWLTPELAPLYRDFGPDDIGDALDAADVDSVVVVQAAATEAETCYLFELARADARIAGVVGWVDFAAPDAPARIGALVQAGGGSLKGLRPMVQDIADVQWLAQPELDPAFDALLAHDLAFDALIRSVHVPALQMRLKRHPGLRVVVDHCGKPQIAAGEFVAWAAGMAALAQHPNVHCKLSGLLTEAARGAGVEALEPYVAHLFARLGPQRVLWGSDWPVLTQRADYAQWLDIAQHLVAKHADGHAKAVFGDNARTFYRLPRPAAPTHGTSSV
- a CDS encoding SDR family oxidoreductase — protein: MTVSISTTPNDRLRGKRCLITAAGAGIGRESALACARAGAQVIATDIDAAALQALAAESDAIATQLLDVTDASAIATLIAAHDPFDVLFNCAGFVHQGSILDCDEPAWRRSFSINVDAMYYTCKAVLPGMLERGHGSIINMSSVASSIKGVPNRFVYGVTKAAVIGLSKAIAADYVAQGVRCNAICPGTIKTPSLGQRVQALGGDEQAVWKNFTDRQPMGRLGEAREIAQLVVYLASDESSFTTGQTHIIDGGWSN